In the genome of bacterium, one region contains:
- the argH gene encoding argininosuccinate lyase, with protein MNEQNSFPEFLRAFGASLPWDRRMYRQDIRGSQAHCRMLARQGIISQEEAQLILKGLQEILEEMEAGSFPFSLEWEDIHMNVEHRLIEKIGEVGGKLHTARSRNDQVALDERLFLREEVTAIQLQLLDLLETLVEKAAGSLRAVMPGYTHLQRAQPVLFSHHMLAYYEMFLRDYRRMEQCRESLLELPLGAGALAGVDFPIDRKWVAMDLGFKRISRNSMDAVSDRDYLLEFLAACNILGVHMSRVSEELILWSSQEFNFIRLADPFCTGSSIMPQKRNPDCAELIRAKACSLMGHLVAMLSILKGLPMAYNKDLQEDKRPMLESSDTVRACLRVLVQMIRTMEIRPSKMAAATEEGYLTATDLADYLVAKGRPFRKAHGIVAEIVRSCVDREINLSSMGLEELRRFDEVFEDDVYQVLDPRASVERRQSLGGTATVRVMEAIEEARREVGELRAACQGRSA; from the coding sequence ATGAATGAGCAGAATTCTTTTCCGGAATTTCTAAGAGCCTTTGGGGCATCCCTGCCATGGGATAGGAGGATGTACAGGCAGGACATAAGAGGCAGCCAGGCTCATTGCAGGATGTTAGCCCGCCAGGGAATCATAAGCCAGGAGGAGGCCCAACTCATATTGAAAGGGCTTCAAGAGATCCTGGAAGAGATGGAGGCCGGAAGCTTTCCCTTCTCCCTGGAATGGGAAGATATCCACATGAATGTGGAGCACAGGCTCATAGAAAAGATAGGGGAGGTGGGGGGAAAGCTTCATACTGCCAGGAGCCGCAATGATCAGGTGGCCCTGGACGAGAGACTCTTTCTGAGGGAAGAGGTGACAGCCATCCAGTTACAACTCCTGGATCTCTTGGAGACCCTGGTGGAGAAGGCTGCCGGCAGCCTCAGAGCCGTAATGCCGGGGTACACCCATCTCCAAAGAGCACAGCCTGTGCTGTTTTCCCATCACATGCTGGCCTACTATGAGATGTTCTTGAGAGACTACAGGCGCATGGAGCAGTGCAGGGAAAGCCTTCTGGAGCTGCCCCTGGGGGCAGGGGCGTTGGCAGGGGTGGATTTCCCCATAGACAGGAAATGGGTGGCCATGGACCTGGGCTTCAAGAGGATTTCCAGAAACAGCATGGACGCGGTGAGCGACAGGGATTACCTTTTGGAATTTCTTGCGGCCTGTAACATACTGGGGGTGCATATGAGCCGGGTGAGCGAGGAGCTGATCCTTTGGAGCTCACAAGAGTTCAACTTCATCAGGCTGGCCGACCCCTTTTGTACAGGCAGCAGCATCATGCCCCAGAAGCGCAATCCCGACTGCGCAGAGCTCATCAGGGCCAAGGCCTGTTCCCTCATGGGGCATCTGGTGGCCATGTTGTCCATTCTGAAGGGCCTTCCCATGGCTTACAACAAGGATCTACAGGAAGATAAGAGGCCCATGCTGGAGAGCTCTGACACGGTGAGGGCATGTCTGCGTGTCTTGGTGCAGATGATAAGAACAATGGAGATAAGGCCCTCCAAGATGGCTGCTGCAACCGAGGAAGGGTATCTTACGGCCACGGACCTGGCAGACTATCTGGTGGCCAAGGGAAGACCTTTTCGCAAGGCCCACGGAATAGTGGCAGAGATCGTGCGTTCTTGCGTGGATAGGGAGATCAATCTGTCCTCCATGGGTTTGGAGGAACTGAGGCGCTTCGATGAGGTGTTTGAGGATGACGTCTATCAGGTTCTGGATCCCAGGGCTTCAGTGGAGAGAAGGCAAAGCCTTGGAGGAACAGCCACGGTGCGGGTCATGGAGGCCATAGAGGAGGCCCGCAGGGAAGTGGGCGAGCTGAGAGCGGCTTGCCAAGGGAGGTCCGCATGA
- the lysA gene encoding diaminopimelate decarboxylase — MHHFQYVSGELHCEGVPLSRIAREVGTPVYVYSSQTLIRHFRAFEDAFQGVPHLVCFSAKSNSNLAILSLFGRLGCGVDIVSGGELYRALRAGIPPERIVYSGVGKTDQEMEEALRASILMFNIESSQELEVLQAKAAALGTRARISIRVNPDVDPQTHPYISTGLKKNKFGIQMEKALDDYRKASRMSHVEVVGVDCHIGSQITRLEPFLDALERLGELVKALRAEGIDVRYLDVGGGLGITYQEESPPHPTEYARGILKITQDLGCTLVLEPGRVLVGNAGILLTRVLYTKEGASKKFVIVDAGMNDLARPSLYGSYHRIQPVEESLLLAEEQVADMVGPICESTDFMARDRTMPCFKRGDLVSLMSAGAYGFSMSSNYNSRPRVAEVLVRGNQYHVIRARETYQDLVALEAVPEWVRELDGPKG; from the coding sequence ATGCATCATTTCCAATATGTCTCAGGAGAGCTTCATTGTGAGGGGGTGCCTCTTTCTCGAATAGCCCGAGAGGTGGGCACCCCTGTCTACGTTTACAGCAGTCAAACATTGATTAGGCATTTCAGGGCCTTCGAGGATGCCTTCCAGGGAGTCCCCCACCTGGTTTGCTTTTCGGCCAAGTCCAACAGCAACCTGGCCATCTTGAGCCTTTTCGGAAGGTTGGGCTGTGGAGTAGACATTGTTTCCGGAGGAGAGCTGTACAGAGCCCTTAGGGCCGGGATACCTCCAGAGCGAATAGTGTATTCAGGAGTTGGCAAGACGGACCAGGAAATGGAAGAGGCTCTCAGGGCTTCCATACTCATGTTCAACATAGAATCCTCCCAAGAGCTGGAGGTTCTCCAGGCCAAGGCCGCAGCATTGGGCACAAGGGCTCGCATATCCATAAGGGTAAACCCGGACGTGGATCCCCAGACTCACCCATACATTTCCACGGGGTTAAAGAAGAACAAGTTTGGGATTCAGATGGAGAAGGCCTTGGATGATTACAGAAAGGCCAGCCGCATGTCCCATGTGGAGGTGGTGGGTGTGGACTGCCATATAGGCTCTCAGATAACGAGACTCGAGCCTTTCCTGGATGCCTTGGAGCGCTTGGGAGAGCTGGTGAAAGCCCTGAGAGCAGAGGGCATAGATGTGAGGTATCTGGATGTGGGAGGAGGACTGGGCATAACCTACCAGGAAGAATCCCCTCCCCACCCCACTGAGTATGCCAGGGGAATTCTTAAGATCACCCAAGACTTGGGGTGCACGCTGGTGCTGGAGCCTGGCAGGGTGCTGGTGGGTAATGCAGGGATTCTCCTCACAAGGGTTCTTTATACCAAGGAGGGGGCTTCCAAGAAGTTCGTCATAGTTGATGCGGGGATGAATGATCTGGCCAGGCCAAGCCTTTACGGCTCATATCACAGGATACAGCCGGTGGAGGAAAGCCTTCTTCTGGCCGAGGAGCAGGTGGCGGATATGGTGGGTCCCATCTGCGAATCCACGGATTTCATGGCCCGAGACAGGACAATGCCCTGCTTCAAGAGGGGGGACCTGGTGAGTCTTATGAGCGCGGGGGCATATGGGTTTAGCATGTCCTCCAACTACAATTCTAGGCCGAGGGTGGCCGAGGTGCTGGTAAGAGGAAACCAATACCATGTGATTAGAGCCAGGGAGACATATCAGGATCTGGTGGCCCTGGAGGCGGTCCCCGAGTGGGTCAGGGAGCTGGATGGTCCCAAAGGGTAA
- the dapF gene encoding diaminopimelate epimerase: MREFPFVKMSGSGNDFIFVDHRDLQWEGCDLAQLARLLCRRRVSVGADGLVLIVPPKDPAHDFAWRFFNADGSEAEMCGNAARCAARFANLKGLVSSTQMRFETLSGVIEATVVGEGVRVRMGDPTGVRPQVNLILPEGELELVCINTGVPHAVNFVQDLEGVEVVELGRFIRHHQAFAPAGTNVDFVQAIDSSTIKMRTYERGVEDETLACGTGAVASALAAHLTGKAKPPVEVITRSGGRLKVDFLAKGEGHYTQVFLEGDARVIYEGSVKKDAFLV, from the coding sequence ATGAGGGAGTTTCCCTTTGTGAAAATGAGTGGGAGCGGTAATGACTTCATCTTTGTGGATCACAGAGACCTGCAATGGGAGGGCTGTGATCTGGCCCAGCTGGCCAGACTTCTGTGCAGGAGGCGTGTTTCTGTGGGGGCCGACGGCTTGGTTCTGATAGTGCCCCCCAAAGATCCAGCCCATGATTTTGCATGGAGGTTTTTCAATGCCGACGGCTCCGAAGCAGAGATGTGCGGAAATGCGGCCCGCTGTGCAGCCAGGTTTGCAAACCTAAAGGGGCTTGTGAGCTCTACTCAGATGCGTTTCGAGACCCTCTCAGGGGTCATAGAAGCCACAGTGGTGGGAGAAGGGGTAAGGGTCCGCATGGGGGATCCCACTGGAGTTAGGCCCCAGGTGAATTTGATTCTACCAGAAGGTGAACTGGAGCTTGTGTGCATCAATACGGGCGTGCCCCATGCCGTGAACTTTGTACAAGACCTTGAAGGGGTGGAAGTGGTGGAACTGGGCAGGTTCATCCGTCATCACCAGGCCTTTGCCCCTGCTGGCACCAACGTGGATTTCGTGCAGGCCATAGACTCCTCTACCATCAAGATGAGAACATATGAAAGGGGAGTGGAGGATGAGACATTGGCCTGCGGCACCGGAGCGGTTGCCTCGGCCTTGGCGGCCCATCTGACGGGCAAGGCCAAGCCCCCGGTGGAGGTCATAACCAGGAGCGGGGGCAGGCTCAAGGTGGATTTCCTAGCCAAGGGGGAAGGTCACTACACCCAGGTTTTCCTGGAAGGGGATGCCAGGGTCATATACGAGGGCTCGGTGAAAAAGGATGCCTTCTTAGTGTGA
- the dapB gene encoding 4-hydroxy-tetrahydrodipicolinate reductase: MSEHFETKAAAIKVALAGAAGRMGQRLVHAVTQSQGMVLTGALEAANHPCLGKDVGLVAGTGELGVKISQDLRQVLQEADVLIDFTHHEASMGHLREAVMAKKAIVIGTTGFSRQEWDEIRSMGPGTRCLVSPNMSVGVNVVLGILAQAARILGPDYDVEIIEAHHRQKADAPSGTALRMAEVLAEALGRNLEEVGVFARHGQIGPRRSAEIGLQSVRAGDIVGEHTVIFGGLGERVEIVHRAHSRDNFARGAVRAAAWLVGQPPGLYDMQDVLGLRK; encoded by the coding sequence ATGAGTGAGCACTTCGAGACAAAGGCTGCGGCCATAAAGGTGGCCCTGGCAGGAGCTGCGGGCCGGATGGGCCAAAGGCTGGTGCATGCTGTTACCCAGAGCCAGGGCATGGTTCTTACAGGAGCTCTGGAAGCGGCCAATCACCCCTGCCTGGGAAAGGATGTGGGGCTTGTGGCAGGCACAGGGGAGCTAGGGGTTAAGATAAGCCAGGACCTGAGACAGGTTCTTCAGGAGGCTGATGTTCTCATAGATTTTACCCATCATGAGGCTTCCATGGGCCATCTGAGGGAAGCTGTGATGGCCAAGAAGGCTATAGTGATAGGCACCACGGGTTTCAGCAGGCAAGAATGGGATGAAATCCGTTCCATGGGTCCAGGCACAAGATGTCTTGTTTCTCCCAACATGAGCGTGGGGGTCAACGTTGTTCTGGGGATCCTGGCTCAGGCCGCCAGGATTCTGGGACCGGATTATGATGTGGAGATCATAGAAGCTCACCATAGGCAAAAGGCAGATGCCCCCAGCGGCACGGCCCTTCGAATGGCCGAAGTCCTCGCAGAGGCCCTGGGCAGAAACCTGGAGGAGGTCGGGGTCTTTGCCCGCCATGGGCAAATAGGTCCCAGGAGAAGCGCTGAAATAGGCCTCCAGAGCGTGAGGGCCGGGGACATAGTGGGGGAGCACACAGTGATATTCGGGGGTCTGGGGGAGCGTGTGGAAATAGTGCACAGGGCCCACAGCAGGGATAATTTCGCTAGGGGAGCTGTCAGGGCCGCGGCTTGGCTAGTGGGGCAGCCCCCTGGACTATATGACATGCAAGATGTGCTGGGGTTGAGAAAATGA
- a CDS encoding fumarylacetoacetate hydrolase family protein, whose amino-acid sequence MKKFVRFQHQGQTGWGILEEDLVLCLEGTPPHETRESGQRLKLEEVRLLAPCMPSKVVAVGLNYRDHAEETGHPIPEEPLLFMKPSTAVIGPGESIRLPSASQRVDYEAELAVVLAKRTYCVSEKEALDHVWGYTCLNDVTARDLQAKDGQWTRSKSFDTFCPLGPWIVEGLDPTELSVEGWLNGELRQRSSTRNLIFPVPRLVSFVSHIMTLLPGDVIATGTPSGIGPLRSGDRFQVRIEKVGILENPVG is encoded by the coding sequence ATGAAAAAGTTCGTAAGGTTCCAGCATCAAGGGCAAACAGGCTGGGGAATCCTGGAAGAGGATCTGGTGTTGTGTTTGGAGGGCACTCCTCCTCATGAGACCAGGGAGTCGGGGCAGAGGCTGAAGCTCGAAGAGGTGCGTCTCCTGGCGCCCTGCATGCCTTCAAAGGTTGTAGCTGTGGGGCTGAACTATAGAGACCATGCCGAGGAGACGGGTCATCCCATACCAGAGGAGCCACTTCTTTTCATGAAACCCTCCACAGCGGTGATAGGTCCGGGAGAGAGCATAAGACTCCCTTCAGCCTCACAGAGGGTGGACTATGAGGCTGAACTGGCCGTGGTCTTGGCCAAGCGCACCTATTGCGTGTCAGAAAAAGAAGCCCTGGATCATGTTTGGGGTTATACATGTCTCAATGATGTAACAGCCAGGGACCTCCAAGCCAAAGACGGCCAGTGGACCAGGTCCAAGAGCTTTGACACGTTTTGTCCCTTGGGGCCATGGATAGTGGAAGGCTTGGATCCCACTGAGCTTAGCGTGGAAGGCTGGCTAAACGGAGAGCTAAGACAGCGCTCCAGCACCAGAAACCTGATTTTTCCGGTGCCCAGGCTGGTCTCTTTTGTCTCACACATCATGACCTTGCTGCCGGGAGACGTGATAGCCACAGGAACCCCTTCGGGAATAGGACCGCTTAGAAGTGGTGATCGCTTTCAAGTGCGTATAGAGAAAGTAGGAATTCTGGAAAATCCAGTGGGTTGA
- a CDS encoding LL-diaminopimelate aminotransferase, whose protein sequence is MWSDRIAGRLKKLPPYLFAEIDKLKGELLAKGVDVIDLGVGDPDLPTPEHIVEALNRAARDPANHRYPSYSGMGDFKVSVARWYKKRFGVELDPESEVVSLIGSKEGIAHIPLAFVDPGEIVIVPDPGYPVYQAGTVFAEGVPWFLPLREQRGFLPDLTEIPQEVACKAKMIFLNYPNNPTGATANLDFFRALVDWARHYEVMVCHDAAYTEISYDGYRAPSILEVDGAKEVAIEFHSLSKTYNMTGWRVGFAVGNRELVSGLGRIKTNVDSGIFQAVQWAGMAALEGSQSCVEENNRIYGERRDALIRGLRKAGLEVQPPKATFYVWAKVPKGQSSKEFASHLLSEAGIVATPGVGFGSWGEGYIRMTLCAPLERIQEAVERILKLGP, encoded by the coding sequence ATGTGGAGCGACAGAATTGCAGGACGTCTTAAGAAGCTTCCCCCTTACCTCTTTGCTGAGATAGACAAACTCAAGGGAGAACTTCTGGCCAAGGGTGTGGACGTCATAGATCTGGGAGTAGGTGACCCGGATCTGCCCACCCCGGAGCACATAGTGGAGGCCTTGAACAGAGCCGCCAGGGACCCTGCAAACCACCGATATCCCTCTTATTCAGGAATGGGAGATTTCAAGGTATCGGTGGCTCGTTGGTACAAGAAGCGTTTTGGTGTGGAGCTGGATCCGGAATCAGAGGTGGTGTCCCTGATAGGATCCAAAGAGGGCATTGCACACATCCCCCTGGCCTTTGTTGATCCGGGCGAGATCGTGATAGTTCCTGATCCGGGCTATCCGGTCTACCAGGCAGGGACGGTTTTTGCAGAAGGGGTTCCATGGTTTCTGCCCCTGAGAGAACAGAGGGGTTTCCTGCCGGATCTGACCGAAATCCCGCAAGAGGTGGCTTGCAAGGCCAAGATGATCTTCTTGAATTACCCCAACAATCCCACGGGTGCCACGGCAAACCTGGATTTCTTCCGGGCCCTTGTGGACTGGGCCAGACACTACGAGGTGATGGTCTGCCATGACGCGGCCTACACCGAGATATCCTACGACGGGTACAGGGCTCCCAGCATACTGGAGGTGGATGGGGCCAAGGAAGTGGCCATAGAGTTTCACTCTTTGTCCAAGACCTATAACATGACAGGGTGGCGAGTGGGTTTTGCGGTGGGTAACAGGGAATTGGTATCTGGGCTGGGCAGGATAAAAACCAATGTGGACTCGGGCATTTTCCAGGCCGTACAGTGGGCTGGCATGGCTGCCCTGGAGGGTTCACAGTCCTGCGTGGAAGAAAATAATCGAATATATGGGGAGAGAAGAGATGCCCTGATCAGAGGGCTTCGTAAGGCTGGCTTAGAAGTGCAGCCCCCCAAGGCCACATTTTACGTCTGGGCTAAAGTGCCAAAGGGACAGAGTTCCAAGGAGTTCGCCAGTCACCTCTTGTCCGAAGCAGGCATAGTTGCCACTCCGGGGGTGGGCTTTGGTTCCTGGGGAGAAGGTTACATTCGTATGACCCTGTGCGCCCCCCTGGAAAGAATCCAGGAGGCTGTGGAACGTATCTTGAAACTGGGGCCTTGA
- the folK gene encoding 2-amino-4-hydroxy-6-hydroxymethyldihydropteridine diphosphokinase, whose amino-acid sequence MEDVFIGLGSNIQDPRARLQEALSLLICLQGIELVRVSSIYRSEPVGLEEQPWFLNAVAWLRSGLRAKQLLEILQDIENRMGRVRSVPMGPRIIDLDLLLVGQRIIQDEGLEVPHPRMHLRRFVLEPLVEICPWVRHPVFWKTARELLSELKDSKEVELLEAWEVPGC is encoded by the coding sequence GTGGAAGATGTTTTCATAGGCTTGGGCTCCAACATCCAGGATCCCAGGGCCAGGCTCCAGGAGGCTCTTTCTCTGCTGATCTGCCTGCAGGGTATAGAGCTGGTGAGGGTCTCCTCCATTTACAGGAGCGAGCCCGTGGGCTTGGAGGAGCAACCATGGTTCCTCAATGCAGTGGCTTGGCTGCGCTCTGGGCTGAGGGCAAAGCAGCTCTTGGAGATTTTGCAGGACATAGAAAATCGCATGGGCCGTGTGAGGAGTGTGCCCATGGGTCCTCGGATCATAGATCTGGATCTTCTGCTGGTAGGACAGAGAATCATACAGGATGAAGGGTTGGAGGTTCCTCACCCCAGGATGCATCTCAGGAGATTCGTCCTAGAGCCCCTGGTGGAGATCTGTCCCTGGGTTCGTCACCCGGTGTTTTGGAAAACGGCCCGGGAACTCCTCTCAGAGCTAAAGGACAGCAAAGAGGTGGAGCTTCTAGAGGCGTGGGAGGTGCCAGGGTGCTGA
- a CDS encoding YHS domain-containing protein: MLIRLILIAAAIYLIYRLFWKKKPKMPFATRSRESGHEEVLVQDPWCKSYVPKGQAISLHHAGETLYFCSPECKERFLSKSESHEQEG, encoded by the coding sequence GTGCTGATCCGGCTCATTCTCATTGCAGCAGCTATTTACTTGATCTACAGGTTGTTTTGGAAAAAAAAGCCCAAGATGCCCTTTGCAACCCGAAGCCGTGAGTCGGGCCATGAGGAGGTGCTTGTTCAGGATCCATGGTGTAAGAGCTATGTTCCCAAGGGCCAGGCCATAAGTCTCCATCATGCCGGAGAGACCCTTTACTTCTGCAGTCCTGAGTGCAAGGAGCGATTCCTCTCCAAATCAGAATCCCATGAACAAGAAGGCTGA
- the fsa gene encoding fructose-6-phosphate aldolase, protein MQFFIDTADIDEIREAKRMGILDGVTTNPSLIAKTGRDFQSVVHDICREVDGPISLEVISTQAEEMVKEAEGLAGIHRNVVVKVPITVEGMKAMVSLSKKGIKTNCTLVFSPIQALLAAKAGATYVSPFVGRLDDISEDGMELVEKIIQIYDQYEMDTQVIVASVRNPMHVLRAALLGADVVTVPFQVLVQLAKHPLTDIGLKKFLQDWERVPKR, encoded by the coding sequence ATGCAGTTTTTCATTGATACAGCGGACATTGATGAGATAAGAGAGGCCAAGCGTATGGGCATCCTGGACGGTGTTACCACCAATCCTTCCCTGATTGCCAAGACCGGGAGGGACTTTCAAAGTGTTGTGCATGATATCTGTAGAGAGGTGGACGGTCCCATAAGTCTGGAGGTCATCTCCACCCAAGCGGAGGAGATGGTCAAGGAAGCCGAGGGCCTGGCCGGGATCCACAGGAATGTGGTGGTCAAGGTGCCCATAACAGTGGAGGGGATGAAGGCCATGGTGTCCCTGAGCAAGAAGGGCATAAAGACCAACTGCACCTTGGTCTTCTCTCCCATTCAGGCCTTGCTGGCTGCCAAGGCAGGGGCCACTTATGTCAGCCCTTTTGTGGGGCGCCTGGATGACATATCTGAAGATGGCATGGAACTGGTGGAAAAGATAATACAGATTTATGACCAGTACGAAATGGATACTCAGGTGATTGTGGCCAGCGTGCGTAATCCCATGCACGTTCTGAGGGCTGCTCTTCTGGGAGCCGATGTGGTGACTGTGCCTTTCCAGGTGTTGGTGCAGCTGGCAAAGCATCCCCTCACGGACATAGGGCTCAAGAAATTCCTGCAAGATTGGGAAAGGGTTCCCAAGAGATAG
- a CDS encoding ATP-binding protein: MAVEALASGTWGAGLGSADEPGGRWDWSGVLDALCEPLLGVQPDGRIIFCNRAASEAWGYGVEEIKKVGLRGLLADAKEEDCTRGILVEAKNKGQCQGDFLFQRKDGGRFLGSMRACLVEGEPSLVVLSVRDLTEQRRLQQRFLETQKLGYLEKVVDGLAHEIRNPIVTLGGYARRLQKMLEPDHPGLVPLRIMLSDVERLESMLREVEDYLDFARSHRLSFRKVDLKEVVQEALSLVPVHQNIRVEQSYMDEGPWIFGDPVHLRELFRHLLDNAAESMPQGGLLKISVSQEGPHALVRIQDTGVGIPEKFLPHIYSPFFTTKTKGAGVGLAKAHMIVDEHGGQIEVRSEVARGTIFDVIFPLDRRQTPRKVA; the protein is encoded by the coding sequence ATGGCTGTAGAGGCTTTGGCCTCTGGCACATGGGGTGCTGGTTTGGGAAGTGCGGATGAGCCTGGAGGCAGGTGGGATTGGTCAGGTGTGCTGGACGCCCTTTGCGAACCATTGCTGGGTGTTCAGCCCGACGGGAGGATCATATTTTGCAACCGGGCAGCCAGCGAGGCATGGGGTTACGGTGTGGAGGAGATAAAGAAGGTGGGCCTCAGAGGCCTTCTGGCGGATGCAAAAGAAGAAGACTGCACCCGGGGCATTCTAGTGGAGGCAAAGAACAAGGGGCAGTGCCAGGGGGATTTTCTGTTTCAAAGAAAAGACGGGGGCAGATTCTTGGGCTCCATGAGGGCCTGTCTTGTAGAGGGGGAGCCGAGCCTGGTGGTATTGTCTGTGCGGGATCTCACGGAGCAAAGAAGGCTGCAACAGAGATTCCTGGAAACCCAAAAGCTGGGCTACTTGGAAAAGGTGGTGGATGGGCTGGCTCACGAGATCAGAAACCCCATAGTGACTCTGGGGGGGTATGCCAGGAGACTCCAGAAGATGTTGGAGCCAGATCATCCAGGACTGGTCCCATTGAGGATAATGCTCTCGGATGTGGAGAGACTGGAGTCCATGCTCAGGGAGGTGGAGGACTATCTGGATTTCGCACGTTCGCACAGGCTTTCCTTCCGCAAAGTGGACCTGAAGGAAGTGGTGCAGGAGGCCCTGTCATTGGTGCCCGTTCATCAAAACATTCGGGTGGAGCAGAGTTACATGGATGAGGGGCCCTGGATCTTTGGAGACCCGGTGCACCTCAGGGAGCTTTTTCGCCATCTCTTGGACAATGCGGCGGAATCCATGCCCCAGGGAGGCTTACTGAAGATAAGCGTCTCCCAGGAGGGCCCCCATGCCCTGGTGAGGATTCAGGATACCGGAGTGGGCATCCCCGAGAAGTTCCTTCCGCACATTTACAGCCCCTTTTTCACCACCAAGACCAAGGGTGCCGGAGTAGGGCTTGCCAAGGCGCACATGATAGTGGATGAGCATGGGGGGCAAATAGAGGTCCGCAGCGAGGTTGCAAGGGGCACCATTTTTGATGTAATATTCCCCCTTGACCGAAGGCAGACCCCGAGAAAGGTTGCGTGA
- a CDS encoding lytic transglycosylase domain-containing protein has translation MAKVAWGVLLVIAWIAPSYADIYRYVDSKGVIHFSNVPTNPNYRLYMKEERGSRPLVSEAKPISRARVDRYDPLIEHTARRHGLDHSLVTAVIKVESDFDPGAVSSKGARGLMQLMPGTARELGVRDSFDPLENVEGGVRYLRNLLDFFNGNLPLALAAYNAGREAVLQYRGIPPYPETQQYVAKVLQYYDLFRREVGRVSSLSSKAREIDSKRPPGL, from the coding sequence ATGGCAAAGGTTGCGTGGGGAGTTCTTCTGGTAATCGCTTGGATCGCGCCTTCATATGCGGACATCTATCGGTATGTTGACTCCAAAGGGGTCATTCACTTCAGCAATGTCCCCACCAATCCCAATTACCGTCTCTACATGAAGGAGGAAAGAGGGAGCCGGCCTCTTGTCAGTGAAGCCAAACCCATCTCGAGGGCCAGGGTGGACCGTTACGATCCGCTCATTGAGCACACAGCAAGAAGGCATGGGCTGGATCATTCCCTAGTGACGGCCGTAATAAAGGTAGAATCGGACTTCGATCCTGGGGCTGTTTCCTCCAAAGGAGCCAGGGGGCTGATGCAGCTAATGCCGGGCACAGCCAGGGAGCTTGGGGTGAGGGACTCCTTTGACCCTTTGGAGAATGTGGAAGGAGGAGTTCGTTACCTGAGAAATCTTCTGGATTTTTTCAATGGGAACCTGCCTCTGGCCCTGGCCGCGTACAATGCAGGCAGGGAGGCAGTGCTGCAGTACAGGGGAATACCCCCTTACCCCGAGACTCAGCAATATGTGGCCAAGGTCCTGCAATATTATGATCTTTTCCGAAGGGAAGTGGGGCGGGTCTCTTCCTTGTCCAGTAAGGCCAGGGAGATTGACAGCAAGAGGCCTCCGGGCTTATGA
- a CDS encoding VOC family protein, whose product MRSRFHHMHLICRDLEGMIRFFTEVLGARLALRRKFGTADGATLDLAGATINLRVAKEEETLEESSAARYGYDHLGVEVDDFQKAYEELKERGFEFYTPIQESHGICFAFFKGPEDIRVELVQKLS is encoded by the coding sequence ATGAGATCTAGATTTCATCACATGCACTTGATATGTAGAGACTTAGAAGGCATGATCCGGTTTTTTACCGAGGTTCTTGGTGCCAGGTTAGCCCTCAGGAGGAAATTTGGCACGGCCGATGGGGCCACCCTGGATTTGGCCGGGGCCACCATCAATCTCAGGGTAGCCAAAGAGGAGGAGACCCTGGAGGAGAGCTCTGCGGCCCGTTATGGTTACGATCATCTGGGAGTGGAGGTGGATGACTTCCAGAAGGCTTACGAAGAGCTAAAAGAGCGAGGCTTTGAGTTTTACACTCCCATTCAGGAATCCCACGGAATCTGCTTTGCTTTTTTCAAGGGGCCGGAGGACATAAGAGTGGAACTGGTCCAGAAGCTTAGCTAG